TAGCTGAAGATACCATCTCTTTTCCTTCTGCCACATTCCTAGCCAATGGCTTCTCTACAAGGATGTGCTTTCCTGCTTCCGTTGCCTTTCTAACGCAATCTAAATGAAGATGGGTAGGCAGAGCTATTATAACCGCATCTACATCGTCATCTTTCAGAAGTTGTTGGTAGTCCTGGAAAGTGTTTTTTGCTCCGAGCTTCTTGGCAGAACTCAATGCTTTTTTGGAAAGGTCAGAAACTGCTGAAAGCTCTGCAGATTTGAGTTTTAAGCAGTTTTGAAGATGAATTCTCCCAACGTATCCTAAGCCGATTAATCCCAACTTGGTTCTTCCCATTTTTGCCATCCTCTGCCTGGTTAAACTAGGGCTCTATTCTGAGAGACCAAGTAGTTCGTTTAGACCTGTGTCGACTAAGAATTTGTACCCGAAGCTCAAGAGTGTATGAAACGGTCCTTTTCTTGGATAAATACTGCTAAAAGAACGGGGATCAATCCCAACTGGAGAAAAGGAAAGCGCCCCTATTCCCTCTTTATTGGCCAACATGATATGCCCCACCGACTTGGGATTCACTCCAGCTATTCTGGATGCAGCAACGTCCAGCGCCACTGGATCGTGGCTAGCCATAATAAGCCCTAGCCTGCGCGGATGGGCACCAGAAACAATGATTCCGTCAACAACGCACAGATCGAATTTCATAAGCTTATTTATTGCGACAATGGCCTCGTCAAGCTTTTGGTGATATTTGAATTTTTGAGGGTAGGGATTACAACCAAAGATGTTCTTTAAAGCACACGAAATTCCTGTCTGTGCCAAATACTTTATTTTAGGAACATTCACTCGCAAATCAGCCTTCTGGATTGTTTGAGGTACAACTATGTTGAAGTAATGGCCTCCAACATTAATCTTAAACGTATCGCCCTTATCTTGAGATAGATTAACCAAATCTACTCTGTAACGCTGTGACAGTTTCTCGTACCCAAGCATCTTAAAAGCGTACTTGCATTTCATCGCTGAAGCATCAGACTCTACAATTGAAATATTCACATTAGACGAGATTTGGTTTCGGATGACCTCGATCAGAGCGCCAACAAAACTTGGATCGGTGGTTTGCCCAGTCGAATAATCCCAGTAATAACACATGTTGGGCTTTATCACAACATTTCTTATATCTTTCGGGAATCTGTACTGAATCAAGTCTAGA
This genomic window from Candidatus Bathyarchaeota archaeon contains:
- a CDS encoding DUF362 domain-containing protein, producing MSLVSFVAVQQSHHLRQAISSSLDLIQYRFPKDIRNVVIKPNMCYYWDYSTGQTTDPSFVGALIEVIRNQISSNVNISIVESDASAMKCKYAFKMLGYEKLSQRYRVDLVNLSQDKGDTFKINVGGHYFNIVVPQTIQKADLRVNVPKIKYLAQTGISCALKNIFGCNPYPQKFKYHQKLDEAIVAINKLMKFDLCVVDGIIVSGAHPRRLGLIMASHDPVALDVAASRIAGVNPKSVGHIMLANKEGIGALSFSPVGIDPRSFSSIYPRKGPFHTLLSFGYKFLVDTGLNELLGLSE